A window of the Ostrea edulis chromosome 1, xbOstEdul1.1, whole genome shotgun sequence genome harbors these coding sequences:
- the LOC125653471 gene encoding endoglucanase 4-like isoform X2, which yields MVTAMKNFLKFKTGESPDVRKFGEEYYLREAKIWRPFRICGVFSVAIALPLTLSSILHDNWLYGEGFQSGMWDKCYHMENSSVAPICIGDSVQRWQNAVIGLMIFSASFGFIASVLAVCGVCTSPLPKKIYYFHSAGEIFLVCAISTGAALIIYPVAMESNDSSSSHQYGPGYGLGWGSAFFFLAAAFCMSLDDLVRESSKAKICMDFLSLFVVFFLPLCFADNSATVTMTKTHVWSGNFEGHFILPVTHGDLIGWEAIITFNVPVTNIQQYVGTVKRTSSDNKIILLVNRADKGIVKQGNSLDIQIGGRYTGSTQPTATADIVDLSFDSQVVPTVVDADGTKYNYDEVLMKSILFYEAQRSGKLPANNRIPWRGDSALHDHGDNGEDLTGGWYDAGDHIKFGFPMAASTTLLAWGLLEYKDAYENSGQLEHMYDSIRWPLEWMLKCHTGPNELYVQVGDGGQDHGYWGRPEDMTMARPAFKITASRPGSDIAAEYAAAFAVSYLVFKEKDSDFADKMLDHAKQLYDFAVHHKARYSDSVNQAAAYYRSDKYEDELTWGAAWLYRVTNDTKYLNWAEQYYITGPDWGQSWDDKYSGNMILLYNMTGKDIYKNDIEATFNDWMPGGSVPYSPKGMAFRSQWGALRYASNMAFMALLSADAGIHPDEYRRWARTQIGYALGDSGRSFVVGFGTNPPKRPHHRSSSCPNRPSPCSFADQQQPGPNPHTLYGALVGGPNGQDQYADDRKDYVSNEVACDYNAGFQSAVAVFGKRRQQY from the exons ATGGTCACCGCCATGAAAAATTTCCTCAAGTTCAAGACTGGGGAGAGTCCTGATGTCCGGAAGTTTGGAGAAGAGTATTACTTGAGAGAGGCCAAGATATGGCGCCCATTCCGAATTTGTGGAGTGTTTTCTGTAGCCATAGCTCTCCCTCTCACCCTGTCTTCTATACTCCACGACAATTGGCTTTATGGTGAAG GTTTCCAGAGCGGTATGTGGGACAAGTGCTATCATATGGAGAACTCCAGCGTCGCCCCGATCTGCATCGGAGACTCGGTCCAGC GGTGGCAGAATGCCGTTATTGGCCTGATGATTTTTTCCGCTTCGTTTGGATTTATCGCTTCCGTTTTAGCCGTGTGTGGAGTCTGTACATCACCATTGCCCAAAAAGATTTATTACTTCCACTCAGCGGGAGAAATATTTTTAGTCTGTG CGATAAGTACAGGAGCCGCCTTAATCATTTACCCGGTTGCCATGGAATCAAACGACTCGTCCTCGTCTCACCAGTACGGTCCCGGCTACGGGCTGGGGTGGGGCAGTGCCTTCTTTTTTTTAGCAGCCGCTTTTTGCATGAGTCTAGATGACCTAGTTAGAGAATCATCCAAAGCCAAAATAT GTATGGACTTCCTGTCCCTTTTCGTCGTTTTCTTCCTTCCATTATGTTTTGCCGATAATTCCGCTACCGTAACCATGACAAAGACCCATGTTTGGAGCGGTAACTTCGAGGGACATTTCATCCTACCTGTTACACATGGAGATCTCATCGGCTGGGAAGCCATCATCACCTTCAATGTTCCTGTCACAAATATACAG CAATATGTTGGTACAGTAAAGCGGACAAGTTCTGACAACAAAATCATTCTCCTGGTGAACAGGGCGGACAAAGGCATTGTGAAACAAGGAAACTCATTGGATATCCAGATCGGTGGGCGTTACACTGGAAGTACGCAACCAACGGCAACAGCCGACATCGTGGATCTGTCGTTCGATTCTCAAGTTGTGCCCACAGTTGTCGATG CTGATGGAACAAAATACAACTATGACGAAGTTCTCATGAAGTCCATCCTATTCTATGAGGCTCAACGGTCTGGTAAACTTCCAGCCAATAACAGGATTCCATGGCGCGGCGACTCCGCCCTGCATGATCATGGAGATAATGGGGAGGATCTAACGGGAGGGTGGTATGACG CCGGAGACCATATCAAGTTTGGATTCCCAATGGCTGCTTCCACTACTCTCTTGGCCTGGGGCCTGTTGGAATACAAGGACGCTTATGAGAACAGTGGACAATTGGAGCACATGTATGACAGCATCAGGTGGCCACTGGAGTGGATGTTGAAATGCCACACAGGTCCTAATGAGTTATATGTTCAG GTTGGAGATGGAGGACAAGATCACGGTTACTGGGGCAGACCAGAAGACATGACTATGGCAAGACCTGCTTTCAAAATAACCGCCAGTCGTCCCGGAAGTGACATAGCAGCTGAGTATGCGGCGGCGTTCGCCGTGTCATACCTAGTATTCAAAGAAAAAG ATTCAGATTTTGCTGACAAAATGCTGGATCATGCCAAGCAGTTGTACGATTTTGCGGTTCATCATAAAGCTAGATATAGTGACAGTGTAAACCAGGCTGCTGCATATTACAG ATCTGACAAGTATGAGGACGAGTTGACGTGGGGCGCCGCCTGGCTGTACCGAGTCACCAACGACACTAAATACCTGAACTGGGCCGAGCAGTACTATATCACTGGACCGGACTGGGGACAGTCCTGGGACGACAAATACTCCGGGAATATG ATCCTCCTATATAACATGACGGGAAaagatatttacaagaatgatATTGAGGCAACATTTAACGACTGGATGCCGGGCGGAAGTGTTCCCTACAGTCCAAAAGGAATGGCCTTCCGGTCTCAGTGGGGCGCTCTCAGATATGCTT CAAACATGGCGTTCATGGCGTTACTGTCAGCGGATGCTGGGATCCATCCAGACGAATACCGCCGCTGGGCGAGAACTCAGATAGGATATGCCCTCGGGGATAGTGGCAGAAGTTTCGTTGTCGGATTTGGAACCAATCCTCCGAAGAGACCACATCATAGGTCTAG TTCTTGTCCAAATCGACCCTCACCCTGCTCCTTTGCGGACCAACAACAGCCTGGTCCCAACCCTCACACCCTGTATGGGGCTCTGGTAGGCGGACCTAATGGCCAGGACCAATATGCAGATGATAGAAAGGATTACGTCAGCAATGAGGTGGCGTGCGATTATAACGCGGGCTTCCAGAGTGCCGTTGCAG ttTTTGGGAAAAGGAGGCAGCAGTACTAG
- the LOC125653471 gene encoding endoglucanase E-4-like isoform X1 codes for MDFLSLFVVFFLPLCFADNSATVTMTKTHVWSGNFEGHFILPVTHGDLIGWEAIITFNVPVTNIQQYVGTVKRTSSDNKIILLVNRADKGIVKQGNSLDIQIGGRYTGSTQPTATADIVDLSFDSQVVPTVVDADGTKYNYDEVLMKSILFYEAQRSGKLPANNRIPWRGDSALHDHGDNGEDLTGGWYDAGDHIKFGFPMAASTTLLAWGLLEYKDAYENSGQLEHMYDSIRWPLEWMLKCHTGPNELYVQVGDGGQDHGYWGRPEDMTMARPAFKITASRPGSDIAAEYAAAFAVSYLVFKEKDSDFADKMLDHAKQLYDFAVHHKARYSDSVNQAAAYYRSDKYEDELTWGAAWLYRVTNDTKYLNWAEQYYITGPDWGQSWDDKYSGNMILLYNMTGKDIYKNDIEATFNDWMPGGSVPYSPKGMAFRSQWGALRYASNMAFMALLSADAGIHPDEYRRWARTQIGYALGDSGRSFVVGFGTNPPKRPHHRSSSCPNRPSPCSFADQQQPGPNPHTLYGALVGGPNGQDQYADDRKDYVSNEVACDYNAGFQSAVAGLKHLKL; via the exons ATGGACTTCCTGTCCCTTTTCGTCGTTTTCTTCCTTCCATTATGTTTTGCCGATAATTCCGCTACCGTAACCATGACAAAGACCCATGTTTGGAGCGGTAACTTCGAGGGACATTTCATCCTACCTGTTACACATGGAGATCTCATCGGCTGGGAAGCCATCATCACCTTCAATGTTCCTGTCACAAATATACAG CAATATGTTGGTACAGTAAAGCGGACAAGTTCTGACAACAAAATCATTCTCCTGGTGAACAGGGCGGACAAAGGCATTGTGAAACAAGGAAACTCATTGGATATCCAGATCGGTGGGCGTTACACTGGAAGTACGCAACCAACGGCAACAGCCGACATCGTGGATCTGTCGTTCGATTCTCAAGTTGTGCCCACAGTTGTCGATG CTGATGGAACAAAATACAACTATGACGAAGTTCTCATGAAGTCCATCCTATTCTATGAGGCTCAACGGTCTGGTAAACTTCCAGCCAATAACAGGATTCCATGGCGCGGCGACTCCGCCCTGCATGATCATGGAGATAATGGGGAGGATCTAACGGGAGGGTGGTATGACG CCGGAGACCATATCAAGTTTGGATTCCCAATGGCTGCTTCCACTACTCTCTTGGCCTGGGGCCTGTTGGAATACAAGGACGCTTATGAGAACAGTGGACAATTGGAGCACATGTATGACAGCATCAGGTGGCCACTGGAGTGGATGTTGAAATGCCACACAGGTCCTAATGAGTTATATGTTCAG GTTGGAGATGGAGGACAAGATCACGGTTACTGGGGCAGACCAGAAGACATGACTATGGCAAGACCTGCTTTCAAAATAACCGCCAGTCGTCCCGGAAGTGACATAGCAGCTGAGTATGCGGCGGCGTTCGCCGTGTCATACCTAGTATTCAAAGAAAAAG ATTCAGATTTTGCTGACAAAATGCTGGATCATGCCAAGCAGTTGTACGATTTTGCGGTTCATCATAAAGCTAGATATAGTGACAGTGTAAACCAGGCTGCTGCATATTACAG ATCTGACAAGTATGAGGACGAGTTGACGTGGGGCGCCGCCTGGCTGTACCGAGTCACCAACGACACTAAATACCTGAACTGGGCCGAGCAGTACTATATCACTGGACCGGACTGGGGACAGTCCTGGGACGACAAATACTCCGGGAATATG ATCCTCCTATATAACATGACGGGAAaagatatttacaagaatgatATTGAGGCAACATTTAACGACTGGATGCCGGGCGGAAGTGTTCCCTACAGTCCAAAAGGAATGGCCTTCCGGTCTCAGTGGGGCGCTCTCAGATATGCTT CAAACATGGCGTTCATGGCGTTACTGTCAGCGGATGCTGGGATCCATCCAGACGAATACCGCCGCTGGGCGAGAACTCAGATAGGATATGCCCTCGGGGATAGTGGCAGAAGTTTCGTTGTCGGATTTGGAACCAATCCTCCGAAGAGACCACATCATAGGTCTAG TTCTTGTCCAAATCGACCCTCACCCTGCTCCTTTGCGGACCAACAACAGCCTGGTCCCAACCCTCACACCCTGTATGGGGCTCTGGTAGGCGGACCTAATGGCCAGGACCAATATGCAGATGATAGAAAGGATTACGTCAGCAATGAGGTGGCGTGCGATTATAACGCGGGCTTCCAGAGTGCCGTTGCAG GACTGAAACACCTGAAGTTATAG
- the LOC125651529 gene encoding cytochrome P450 4F6-like: MKRILIYSYSFQYGDPKPVGFGGVYRHALPWLGEGLLIAGGKKWARSRRLLTPAFHFDILKPYIGVYRECASLLEENVQKFAKEERSFEVFSQVCLCTLDIILRCAFSYETNCQAESGEVHPYVKAVNEIAELWFYRNRTPWLYPDLVYYNTEDGKRFLKNCKYVHDVATGVMRKRREDLETLDLTSKRYLDFLDILLTAKDENGVGLSDEEIRNEVDTFLFEGHDTTASAISWILYSLAQHPTHQIECQKEIDQAISESEDGEIGWEDLGKLSFLTQCIKEGMRLHCPVPFIARVNPSPISMEGYTIPAGTNLVANIWCLHHNPAVWGQDHMEYKPDRFSKENLVKLDSFAFLPFSAGPRNCIGQHFALNEEKIVLAKLLHRFSFSLDKDHKVEHNAVAVMRALEGIRLYAKER; this comes from the exons atgaaaagaattttgaTTTACTCATATTCCTTTCAATATGGTG ATCCCAAACCTGTTGGGTTTGGAGGAGTGTATCGCCACGCCCTGCCTTGGCTGGGGGAAGGGCTTCTGATTGCGGGGGGAAAGAAATGGGCAAGATCTCGTCGGCTACTGACGCCAGCGTTCCATTTCGACATTCTCAAACCATATATTGGTGTGTACAGAGAATGTGCAAGCCTGTTAGAG GAGAATGTTCAGAAGTTTGCTAAAGAAGAGAGAAGTTTCGAAGTCTTCAGTCAAGTGTGTTTATGTACCCTGGATATCATTCTCAGATGCGCTTTCTCCTACGAAACGAATTGTCAGGCAGAAAG tggGGAGGTTCATCCTTACGTGAAAGCAGTCAACGAAATAGCAGAACTTTGGTTCTACAGAAACCG AACGCCATGGCTGTATCCAGATCTTGTATATTACAACACAGAGGATGGAAAACGATTTCTGAAGAACTGTAAATATGTTCATGATGTTGCAACAGGAGTCATGCGGAAGAGACGCGAAGACCTG GAAACACTAGATCTGACATCAAAACGATATTTGGATTTTCTGGATATTCTACTCACCGCAAAAGATGAAAATGGAGTAGGACTCTCAGATGAGGAAATTCGTAACGAAGTTGACACATTTTTGTTTGAAG GGCATGATACAACAGCCAGCGCAATATCGTGGATTCTGTATTCACTCGCTCAGCATCCAACACATCAAATAGAATGCCAAAAGGAGATAGATCAAGCAATATCAGAGAGCGAGGACGGGGAAATAGGGTG GGAAGATCTTGGAAAATTATCGTTCTTGACTCAATGCATCAAGGAGGGGATGCGGCTGCATTGTCCTGTCCCCTTCATCGCTCGAGTCAACCCTTCACCAATTAGTATGGAGGGATATACAATACCCGCTGGAACAAACTTGGTGGCCAACATTTGGTGCCTCCACCACAACCCAGCCGTCTGGGGCCAGGACCACATGGAGTACAAACCGGACCGGTTCTCTAAGGAGAACTTAGTCAAACTGGATTCATTTGCTTTTTTACCATTCTCAGCGGGACCTAG AAATTGTATTGGGCAGCACTTTGCATTGAATGAAGAGAAAATAGTCCTTGCCAAGCTTCTCCATAG attttcattttcactgGACAAGGACCACAAAGTTGAACATAATGCTGTGGCAGTGATGAGAGCATTAGAAGGCATACGATTATATGCAAAAGAGAGATGA